A portion of the Tamandua tetradactyla isolate mTamTet1 chromosome 16, mTamTet1.pri, whole genome shotgun sequence genome contains these proteins:
- the FKRP gene encoding ribitol 5-phosphate transferase FKRP isoform X3 produces the protein MVSCCDLQGHEDSKTKGLTFCASNYLNGCPEAPLGPEFGPMRLTRCQAALAAAITLNLLVLFYVSWLQHQPRNSRARGPRRASATAPRVTVLVREFEAFDNAVPELVDSFLQQDPAQPVVVVADALPYPPLALPRIPNIRLALLQPSLDRPAAAARPETYVTTEFVALVPDGARAEAPGQLERMVEALQAGGTRLVAAPVATANPARCLALNVSLREWTARYSSAPAAPRCDALDGDAVVLLRARDLFNLSAPLARPVGTSLFLQTARRGWAVQLLEPPFAPARQPPLASAHARWKAEREGRARRAATLRALGIRLVSWEGGRLEWFGCSKESARCFGTVVGDTPSYLYEERWTPPCCLRALRETARYVVGVLEAAGVRYWLEGGSLLGAARHGDIIPWDYDVDLGIYLEDVGNCEQLRGAEAGSVVDERGFVWEKAVEGDFFRVQYSESNHLHVDLWPFYPRNGVMTKDTWLDHRQDVEFPEHFLQPLVPLPFAGFVAQAPNNYRRFLELKFGPGVIENPEYPNPALLSLAGGG, from the exons ATGGTCTCTTGCTGTGACCTTCAAGGACATGAAGATTCTAAAACTAAGGGTCTGACATTCTGTGCTTCTAACTACCTAAATG GATGCCCGGAGGCCCCCCTAGGGCCTGAGTTCGGCCCCATGCGGCTCACCCGCTGCCAGGCTGCCTTGGCAGCCGCCATCACCCTCAACCTTCTGGTCCTCTTCTATGTCTCGTGGCTGCAGCACCAGCCCAGGAACTCCCGGGCCCGAGGCCCCCGCCGTGCGTCTGCCACCGCCCCCCGCGTCACTGTTTTGGTGCGGGAATTCGAGGCCTTTGACAACGCTGTGCCGGAGCTGGTGGACTCCTTCCTGCAGCAGGACCCAGCCCAgccggtggtggtggtggcggacGCACTCCCTTACcctcccctggccctgccccgcATCCCCAACATTCGCCTGGCGCTGCTCCAACCCTCTCTGGACCGGCCCGCCGCTGCCGCGCGCCCAGAAACCTACGTGACCACCGAGTTCGTGGCCCTGGTGCCCGACGGGGCGAGGGCCGAGGCACCGGGCCAGCTGGAGCGCATGGTGGAGGCGCTCCAGGCGGGAGGCACACGCCTGGTGGCCGCCCCGGTCGCCACGGCCAACCCTGCCCGGTGCCTGGCTCTGAACGTCAGCCTGCGGGAGTGGACGGCCCGCTACAGCTCCGCTCCGGCCGCACCCCGCTGCGACGCCCTGGACGGGGATGCCGTGGTGCTCCTGCGCGCCCGCGACCTCTTCAACCTCTCGGCGCCCCTGGCCCGGCCGGTGGgcaccagcctcttcctccagacCGCCCGGCGCGGCTGGGCAGTGCAGCTGCTGGAGCCGCCCTTCGCACCCGCACGCCAACCACCCCTGGCCTCGGCCCACGCGCGCTGGAAGGCGGAGCGCGAGGGGCGGGCGCGGCGGGCGGCGACGCTGCGGGCGCTGGGCATCCGCCTGGTGAGCtgggagggcgggcggctcgagTGGTTCGGCTGCAGCAAGGAGTCGGCGCGGTGCTTTGGCACGGTGGTGGGCGACACGCCCTCCTACCTCTACGAGGAGCGCTGGACGCCCCCGTGCTGCCTGCGCGCGCTGCGGGAGACGGCCCGCTACGTGGTGGGCGTGCTGGAGGCGGCCGGCGTGCGCTACTGGCTGGAGGGCGGCTCGCTGCTCGGGGCGGCCCGCCACGGAGACATCATCCCGTGGGACTACGACGTGGACCTGGGCATCTACCTGGAGGACGTGGGCAACTGCGAGCAGCTGCGGGGGGCCGAGGCGGGCTCGGTGGTGGACGAGCGCGGCTTCGTGTGGGAGAAGGCCGTGGAGGGCGACTTCTTCCGCGTGCAGTACAGCGAGAGCAACCACCTGCACGTGGACCTGTGGCCCTTTTACCCCCGCAATGGCGTCATGACCAAGGACACGTGGCTGGACCACCGGCAGGACGTCGAGTTCCCC
- the FKRP gene encoding ribitol 5-phosphate transferase FKRP isoform X1 → MDTGPGPSPGSSAAESGSNCPPGVPPASSLVGSLWAQSSEQTVGDHGRSRRMVSCCDLQGHEDSKTKGLTFCASNYLNGCPEAPLGPEFGPMRLTRCQAALAAAITLNLLVLFYVSWLQHQPRNSRARGPRRASATAPRVTVLVREFEAFDNAVPELVDSFLQQDPAQPVVVVADALPYPPLALPRIPNIRLALLQPSLDRPAAAARPETYVTTEFVALVPDGARAEAPGQLERMVEALQAGGTRLVAAPVATANPARCLALNVSLREWTARYSSAPAAPRCDALDGDAVVLLRARDLFNLSAPLARPVGTSLFLQTARRGWAVQLLEPPFAPARQPPLASAHARWKAEREGRARRAATLRALGIRLVSWEGGRLEWFGCSKESARCFGTVVGDTPSYLYEERWTPPCCLRALRETARYVVGVLEAAGVRYWLEGGSLLGAARHGDIIPWDYDVDLGIYLEDVGNCEQLRGAEAGSVVDERGFVWEKAVEGDFFRVQYSESNHLHVDLWPFYPRNGVMTKDTWLDHRQDVEFPEHFLQPLVPLPFAGFVAQAPNNYRRFLELKFGPGVIENPEYPNPALLSLAGGG, encoded by the exons ATGGATACAGGGCCTGGACCATCTCCTGGGAG CAGTGCAGCTGAATCGGGCAGTAACTGCCCCCCTGGAGTCCCCCCAGCCAGCAGCCTAGTAG GATCCCTCTGGGCACAGAGCAGTGAACAGACTGTAGGGGACCATGGCAGAAGCAGGAGGATGGTCTCTTGCTGTGACCTTCAAGGACATGAAGATTCTAAAACTAAGGGTCTGACATTCTGTGCTTCTAACTACCTAAATG GATGCCCGGAGGCCCCCCTAGGGCCTGAGTTCGGCCCCATGCGGCTCACCCGCTGCCAGGCTGCCTTGGCAGCCGCCATCACCCTCAACCTTCTGGTCCTCTTCTATGTCTCGTGGCTGCAGCACCAGCCCAGGAACTCCCGGGCCCGAGGCCCCCGCCGTGCGTCTGCCACCGCCCCCCGCGTCACTGTTTTGGTGCGGGAATTCGAGGCCTTTGACAACGCTGTGCCGGAGCTGGTGGACTCCTTCCTGCAGCAGGACCCAGCCCAgccggtggtggtggtggcggacGCACTCCCTTACcctcccctggccctgccccgcATCCCCAACATTCGCCTGGCGCTGCTCCAACCCTCTCTGGACCGGCCCGCCGCTGCCGCGCGCCCAGAAACCTACGTGACCACCGAGTTCGTGGCCCTGGTGCCCGACGGGGCGAGGGCCGAGGCACCGGGCCAGCTGGAGCGCATGGTGGAGGCGCTCCAGGCGGGAGGCACACGCCTGGTGGCCGCCCCGGTCGCCACGGCCAACCCTGCCCGGTGCCTGGCTCTGAACGTCAGCCTGCGGGAGTGGACGGCCCGCTACAGCTCCGCTCCGGCCGCACCCCGCTGCGACGCCCTGGACGGGGATGCCGTGGTGCTCCTGCGCGCCCGCGACCTCTTCAACCTCTCGGCGCCCCTGGCCCGGCCGGTGGgcaccagcctcttcctccagacCGCCCGGCGCGGCTGGGCAGTGCAGCTGCTGGAGCCGCCCTTCGCACCCGCACGCCAACCACCCCTGGCCTCGGCCCACGCGCGCTGGAAGGCGGAGCGCGAGGGGCGGGCGCGGCGGGCGGCGACGCTGCGGGCGCTGGGCATCCGCCTGGTGAGCtgggagggcgggcggctcgagTGGTTCGGCTGCAGCAAGGAGTCGGCGCGGTGCTTTGGCACGGTGGTGGGCGACACGCCCTCCTACCTCTACGAGGAGCGCTGGACGCCCCCGTGCTGCCTGCGCGCGCTGCGGGAGACGGCCCGCTACGTGGTGGGCGTGCTGGAGGCGGCCGGCGTGCGCTACTGGCTGGAGGGCGGCTCGCTGCTCGGGGCGGCCCGCCACGGAGACATCATCCCGTGGGACTACGACGTGGACCTGGGCATCTACCTGGAGGACGTGGGCAACTGCGAGCAGCTGCGGGGGGCCGAGGCGGGCTCGGTGGTGGACGAGCGCGGCTTCGTGTGGGAGAAGGCCGTGGAGGGCGACTTCTTCCGCGTGCAGTACAGCGAGAGCAACCACCTGCACGTGGACCTGTGGCCCTTTTACCCCCGCAATGGCGTCATGACCAAGGACACGTGGCTGGACCACCGGCAGGACGTCGAGTTCCCC
- the FKRP gene encoding ribitol 5-phosphate transferase FKRP isoform X2, which yields MDTGPGPSPGSSAAESGSNCPPGVPPASSLVGCPEAPLGPEFGPMRLTRCQAALAAAITLNLLVLFYVSWLQHQPRNSRARGPRRASATAPRVTVLVREFEAFDNAVPELVDSFLQQDPAQPVVVVADALPYPPLALPRIPNIRLALLQPSLDRPAAAARPETYVTTEFVALVPDGARAEAPGQLERMVEALQAGGTRLVAAPVATANPARCLALNVSLREWTARYSSAPAAPRCDALDGDAVVLLRARDLFNLSAPLARPVGTSLFLQTARRGWAVQLLEPPFAPARQPPLASAHARWKAEREGRARRAATLRALGIRLVSWEGGRLEWFGCSKESARCFGTVVGDTPSYLYEERWTPPCCLRALRETARYVVGVLEAAGVRYWLEGGSLLGAARHGDIIPWDYDVDLGIYLEDVGNCEQLRGAEAGSVVDERGFVWEKAVEGDFFRVQYSESNHLHVDLWPFYPRNGVMTKDTWLDHRQDVEFPEHFLQPLVPLPFAGFVAQAPNNYRRFLELKFGPGVIENPEYPNPALLSLAGGG from the exons ATGGATACAGGGCCTGGACCATCTCCTGGGAG CAGTGCAGCTGAATCGGGCAGTAACTGCCCCCCTGGAGTCCCCCCAGCCAGCAGCCTAGTAG GATGCCCGGAGGCCCCCCTAGGGCCTGAGTTCGGCCCCATGCGGCTCACCCGCTGCCAGGCTGCCTTGGCAGCCGCCATCACCCTCAACCTTCTGGTCCTCTTCTATGTCTCGTGGCTGCAGCACCAGCCCAGGAACTCCCGGGCCCGAGGCCCCCGCCGTGCGTCTGCCACCGCCCCCCGCGTCACTGTTTTGGTGCGGGAATTCGAGGCCTTTGACAACGCTGTGCCGGAGCTGGTGGACTCCTTCCTGCAGCAGGACCCAGCCCAgccggtggtggtggtggcggacGCACTCCCTTACcctcccctggccctgccccgcATCCCCAACATTCGCCTGGCGCTGCTCCAACCCTCTCTGGACCGGCCCGCCGCTGCCGCGCGCCCAGAAACCTACGTGACCACCGAGTTCGTGGCCCTGGTGCCCGACGGGGCGAGGGCCGAGGCACCGGGCCAGCTGGAGCGCATGGTGGAGGCGCTCCAGGCGGGAGGCACACGCCTGGTGGCCGCCCCGGTCGCCACGGCCAACCCTGCCCGGTGCCTGGCTCTGAACGTCAGCCTGCGGGAGTGGACGGCCCGCTACAGCTCCGCTCCGGCCGCACCCCGCTGCGACGCCCTGGACGGGGATGCCGTGGTGCTCCTGCGCGCCCGCGACCTCTTCAACCTCTCGGCGCCCCTGGCCCGGCCGGTGGgcaccagcctcttcctccagacCGCCCGGCGCGGCTGGGCAGTGCAGCTGCTGGAGCCGCCCTTCGCACCCGCACGCCAACCACCCCTGGCCTCGGCCCACGCGCGCTGGAAGGCGGAGCGCGAGGGGCGGGCGCGGCGGGCGGCGACGCTGCGGGCGCTGGGCATCCGCCTGGTGAGCtgggagggcgggcggctcgagTGGTTCGGCTGCAGCAAGGAGTCGGCGCGGTGCTTTGGCACGGTGGTGGGCGACACGCCCTCCTACCTCTACGAGGAGCGCTGGACGCCCCCGTGCTGCCTGCGCGCGCTGCGGGAGACGGCCCGCTACGTGGTGGGCGTGCTGGAGGCGGCCGGCGTGCGCTACTGGCTGGAGGGCGGCTCGCTGCTCGGGGCGGCCCGCCACGGAGACATCATCCCGTGGGACTACGACGTGGACCTGGGCATCTACCTGGAGGACGTGGGCAACTGCGAGCAGCTGCGGGGGGCCGAGGCGGGCTCGGTGGTGGACGAGCGCGGCTTCGTGTGGGAGAAGGCCGTGGAGGGCGACTTCTTCCGCGTGCAGTACAGCGAGAGCAACCACCTGCACGTGGACCTGTGGCCCTTTTACCCCCGCAATGGCGTCATGACCAAGGACACGTGGCTGGACCACCGGCAGGACGTCGAGTTCCCC